CCTTGGGTGATTGCCCACAAGTGACatgtcctggctgctcctaggcagaggtgtggctaggcagctctgcacagaGCCCCTGTCCTGAGCACTGGCTCTTCAGTGCCCATTAGCTGGGACCCATGGCCCATGAGAGTTGTGGGGTGGCACCTatgggcagaggcagagctgcctactgtgcctccgcctaggagcggAAAGAATAGGCTGCTGCTTGTGGGGAGCCCCCCAAGGTGAGTGTGGCCTGGATCCAGCACCCCAGagttcctcctgcaccccaatctcctgccccaagctgcctcctgcccccaaactccctccctcttagttaactgaaATTTTTGATTTACTAGTACCCCCGCATTTCCCCAACATGacagataacaaagcttttactggaACTGGTTTTACTGTCCTCTTTTGCCtaatctgggctctgagagtaaGAACCAAGGGCCATTGGTGAGGTGAGGGTAGATAATCAACACTTTTATTCCCTCTTTACTTTAAAAGATTCTAACATTCAAAGCAGTGTGGTGTTGCTTGATTGTTAGTATCCATTCTTAGCAAAATACTAAAGACTACTGAGCATAAGTCACTGTATGAAAACAAGGTTTACCTGCATCTCTTTCTGATTATCACTTCTATCCAGTTTATTAATCTGTTTTCTCCAGATGAAGATGGAGACATGATTGCCTTCTCCAGTGATGAAGAACTCAAGATGGCATTGCCATATGTGAAGGATGGCATTTTTCGTATTTACATCAAAGGTAACATTTTGGTCTTGACAGCTTCTATACCACCGCCAAGAGACGCATGGTTGGCCTTGTGCTTCTGTCATGAGTTACTGAGTATGGCAGAGGTAGTACTCAGAGCTCACCCTTCCTCGGGTACTCTGTATCACACACTGGCTGCTTCAGGAGCAATAGGCAAGGAACCATGCTTGCCCTCCTTTGCTACAAGGATGGCACAGTGATATGGGTCCCTTGAGGGTAAGGTTAACAAAGCATAAAGGGTGTTTATGGGCTTGGAGGAACTCTATTCCATTTTGCTGAGCAGGGAATAAACTAGCAAATCCACTGTCAGATTCTACTGTACTACAAAATTCACACTATTGGATAgttactttaagaaaaaaataacatggCTGGACCTTCGCTAGCACTATCCACCAGTGAGAAGGGGTGTTAGGTTTCATTCTTAATCATGAGTCATTCAGTACTCCTCTCTGGTTTTTACTAGCATTTTAACATACCTCATAGTAGCACTCTGATGGTTAGTCAGTGCTCACATAGCTTCAAAGACTTGACACGTGCACAGTTTGCAGATTTACAGATCACTGCTTCTAGTCCCTCCCATCCTATCTGTTAAACCTGCTTGTTTTCTCTTACTTCTCTGGAAAGTGTTTATATTGATGTTTGCATGATGCCTGCAACAATGGGGCACAAACTTGATGGATCTCTGTAGTGGCAATGGTACAAGTTAAGGAATGGAATAGACTGGAAGTTATAAGGCTGATGAAGTGGGGGGAAATAGTTACCCACTCTCAGCCTTAATGTAAACACAATCTGTTTCTCAAGCAGAGGTATGGGGTGTGAAACTACTTCCTTAATGCACAACTTAGTTCTGAGGACCAGTCCTCTAATGATTCTTGCACTGGACTGATGAGCAAAACTGTAAAAATCCAATCTGGAAAAGCTGGCCCATAACACttgaggggcattgctgacattTGGCTCTGATTTTAAGAGCGGGACACTAGCAATTGCAATATATTCAAAGCACTCCTCTTATTTTAAGACTCTTGCGTGTTTGTTTTAATACCCATTCACATGAGAACTAGTTAGGAGCTATTGACTAGACTGGTCTCAATATCATACTCTGATCCAGATCTATGCTGGCTTTTTCTTGCATATGACTTTAGAGGCAGTATCTTGACTAATGTAGGAAGaggaaaaataccaaaaaaaattgCTCTTACAGACTTGAGGTTGTGGTATGCAGCAAAAGTTGAGGGCAAGAGTATCAATTCTTGTCTAAGCCAAACCTCTAATGCAGTAGTCTAAGATGGAGCTCTAAAAATTTGCCAGACTCGGGAGGGAATCGCATAACCTGCTAAAACTAGGACTACACTTAAATTTTAAAAGCAGCGCTCTTGCCTGAGTGCAGATAAGCTAATGGAAAGATTAAAGCAAATGGAGAACTTTCCACTACTCTAAAAATAATGACTTGAAGACTGATGCCTTATACCTCCCAATTAAATTAATTGGGAATGTGACTCAAACAAATGCTCATCTATTTCAGAGGTAGTAATCCCCTAAAATCCAGTTTGTTTCTGTAACCTCTAAACAGTATAGTAAGTAACATGCATACACACTAATGCCGGGATTCTTAAACTAGCATAGTGCAGACAGCTCCTTCCATCACTTTCCACTTAGAATCCTATTCAATATGATTCCTGTGCATAAGTAGGCATCATGGGCACCTCTGATTAGTAAGGCTTCAGTGACAGAAGCTAGAGCGTGCACATTATGTACTAAAATACATGAATAGAAACTTCCAACCCATCATATTCCTTTAAATACTTAAAATGGCAATCTGCCTGTTTCCTTTGCACTATAAAGGCATTTCCTTTTTAGAGAAAAAGGAGTGCAGACGTGAGCACCGTTCACAGTGCAACCAGGAGCGTCCCCCCAATGTGGTGCACCCCAATGTGATCTGTGATGGCTGTGAAGGACCAGTGGTAGGTGCTCGATTCAAATGCACTATTTGCCCAGACTATGACCTATGCAGCACCTGTGAGGGGAAAGGCATCCACAAGGAGCACAACATGATCATGTTTCAAAGCCCGCTGCCTAATCCATTTGAGGTGAGCAAAACTAACTTCTAGCATGGGGCAAGGCTGGTCTAGAGGGGAATCTGTAGAGGACAGCTAAATGTAAAACTGTAGATGGCAGACAGCGTATCTTGTGGCTTATACTTAAAATAGTCTGTCTAAATATGTGGACTCATGTAactttcttccctcccccgcaGTGGTTTCCTAGAGGTCGCTGGCTTCGTAAGATGAGACATGGGGTTCCACCCTTTGCATGGATACATGGCTGGGGGCACCCTGGCCCTGCCACTCCTTGTGGAAACTCTGAGCAGGACTCTGGGCAGGCACAAGGCAGTGCTGCACCCGAAAATCCAAACCCTGAGCAAGGTAAGGATGGAATGACTTGGTCAAAGTATTCAAGGTAGAATAACTGATCGCTTTCGGCAGCACATATACTAAAAATGGAGTCTTAAGTTTTTTAtactttttatgtatttttaaactaGATTTGCTGAAACGTAATGACTCTTGAAGGTGGGGGTATGATTGGATTGTCTGGTAGAATTACCAAAATTCCTCTTTGAACTTGGAAAGAATAGATGCACAATGTACTCTTAATTTTTGTTAACAtgtagtgatttttttcttttaaagacgcCTTTAACAGTCAGCCGCAGGACAATGTCACCTTTTTAAAGAATGTTGGGGAGAGTGTTGCAGCCATGCTGAGTCCTCTTGGTAAGTGACTTTTTTTCAATCTGCTATCCCAAATCCAGCATTTTACCATAGCTTGTATTAACAGGATCAGTAGCCTAATTCTGCCTCACAGGAGACCTGAGCCATTTCTGGCCACTCCACTTCTCCTTCACTGAGATGTGGTCTGTTCTCCAACAAACATACTAGAGACATTGAGTGTCATTCTTCAGACTGAAGCAAAAGATGAGGCATATGCTACTTTACTGTGGAATGTCAGTATTTAACTGGGAAGAATCAGTGGTGACTCATCTGGCTCTTGTGAGTGTAAATAGTACCCTCCGTCAtcctctaaatcaggggtagacaaccagtggcacgcgagctgatttttcactggccctctcactgcccaggtcctggctgctggtccAGGGagctcagcattttaatttaatttaagcttcttaaacactttaaaaaccttatttactttacatacaatagtttagtgtTTAGAAggtcttttgaaaaatctaatatataatgtattactggcacacacaaccttaaagtgaataactgaagactcagcacaccacctctgaaaggtggccaacccctgctctaaatgtAGTGAGCAGCACTTTGACATGAGGAGATAAAGCATGTGTACAACAGTATACATGAAAATGTGCACCGAGTTGGTGCTCAATTTGGCACCAAGTGCTAGACTTCTACCTTGAAGTATCCCGGAAGGGATGTGAAGTTGTAGATGAAAACAGAacggtctcctctcctctctctccattccccctccccatttaaaATAACTCGGATTAATGTGAGATCACTGAAGGAACTTCCAGGACTGTACGCTGGAGACAAGTGTACTGACTCTTCTCCCCCTCAACTGTTTTCCTAGGCATTGAAGTAGATATTGATGTGGAACATGGGGGACAAAAAAGCAAAGTGACTCCCCCTTGTCCAAGTTCACAGAACAGTGATTCTGAGCCTGGAGGCAGTTCCACTAGCCAGAATGGCCAGACCCTGCCAGAAGGGAGTAGTAAAGAACCTCTCACTGAGAGAGAAGATTCTATTACCGAGCAGATGCAGGAGATGGTGATAGAGCCTCCTTCCACAGATATGGAAGACAGCAATTTCTTGTTGCAGGTATGTAAATTCCTTTACTAGATGAGACATGACAAGTTCCTTTTTGCTGTTAGGCACAGTTTATAGTAGTAAGAACCAGTTAAGGCTAAGTAGCATCATTGGAATGGATTTTAATAGCACAAATCAGTGTAGATAGACCTGGGAGTAGCTACTTCTTTTGGGATCTTAGCATTCAAACCCATAAACTCCTCTCACTAAGGGAAAGGAATGAACCTGTTTCATGTTGATGGTAGATAGGATGCAGGCTCTGCTATTACTCTGGAGAATTGTGCAAGACATTGGCTCCTTTTTCTTTATACTTACAGGAACAGGGTGAATCCAGTAGTTCTGCAGGGGGTGATGAGGACTGGACCCACTTAACTTCAAAAGAAGTGGATCCCTCCACAGGTGAACTGCAGTCTCTCCAAATTCCAGAGATACAGGGTCCTAGCTCTTTAGACCCATTTCAGGTTCCCCCTAGACCAGGACCTACAGGACTGCGAGAAGCTGCACTCTATCCGCATCTCCCACCAGGTGAGTAGCTGTATTTTGGTCAACCACTTGTCCCTTTCCAATGAAGCCTAATCTTTCTTGGGTTGCTAGCAGAAAGACCTTAACACTGTCCATCATATGGGTTGTAAGAACAGAGCAGAAAACCTTGTCTATGGCTAAACTACATCTAAGACTACTTTGTTGCCATCTCTTGCAGCATTTCATTGGAGTGGTGGTAGAAGCTAGTTAACTTCAGGGTGTGTGTTTCTGTATTGCCCTGGATGACATGGAGCTTGTCACTTTCACCTCATTTCAGTTTGTATGAAAAATTGCTAGTCAAACTGACCACTGCTGTCAGATGTACTAAATAAAATTGGAAAACACCCAAGATTTATGGGGAATTAGTCAATTACATTtggggccgggggcggggggtgcaaGTAAAAGACTCTTAGGAAGGATATTCCACCACTAACTATAAGCAGTTAGCTAATTAAACTATGGTTCATTCAGCCAACTTGAAAAAAGCAGTCAATTAACAAAGCAAGGACAGCATTTCTTAAGGGCAGAGACATTAAGGAGCAGTTCAGAAGAGTAAGATCACCCTTTCTAGAGTGAGCCAGTAATGGAATCTGGGCCATAATAGCTACTGCCTGATTTCCAGCATCTTCACATGAAGAATGGCTAGAGTCAAGTTTGATCGTGCATTTACAATAAGGCATGTGCTGTTGAACTACATGCCATCAAGAATTAAGTTCTGGAGGAAACCAGGTGAAAGGATATAGCCTTGATCAGTAACTAGCTGTACAATACAGTATGATTGCTGTTATGTGGGTACAGAACAAGTTCCATCAGCTTCTTGTTGTGTTTTGTTAAACTGTAATCCCACTCTGTACTCAACTCTTGATTTAACAGAAGCAGACCCCCGCCTGATTGAATCTCTGTCTCAGATGCTCTCCATGGGTTTCTCTGATGATGGTGGATGGCTGACCCGTCTCCTACAGGCAAAGAAATATGACATTGGGGCAGCACTTGATACTATCCAGTATTCCAAGCAACCACCTCGTTCCTAATGGCATTTGTATAGGCTAGAGCACTCTTCTGTGAACTGATGAAAAATTGAACAGCAGTTCTACACTGATGCATGTCTCCCTATCAGAGGTGTCACTGTCTGTCTATTtccatgtggggggggggaataaagacaggaaatattttatttgtttgtgaaATATCATATTACTCAACTTCAAAATCGGCATGGTAACCTAGCCACTCCAGGGACAAAGTGCAACACACTAATACATCTTGGCTGGAATTTAGTTTAGGAAGAATACCTAACCTGGAAGAACTCAATGTCTTGGGCAAAGTAAAGAAGTTAATCAATGGTCTCTAGAAGCTGTGACTGTTGCTGAGACAGGAACTGAGTCTCATGCTACAGCAACTATTCTGTACCTACAGCAGTGCTGGGTGCTTGATCTAATTGTAGATAAGGAGTGGTGGACAAGAGTTCTAGAAGAGAGTAGGATTAACTTCTCTTTAGAGAGTAGACAAGTGTGGTAGCACCTACTCCAGAACATGCAGCAGCCCTGGATTAGCAGAAGCTTACACTTAGGAGGCTGTCTCATACACAGAGATCCCTAGACTACCCAGCTTCAGCTCTCAGGGCTCTAGCAACCCTCTACCTTAGTGTATCTGTTTaacacaagtatcagaggaggGTTCTTGCCTTATTTTGCCAGCAACTCAATAGCACCTACTAGTCCTGAAGCAAATTCCAAGCCCTTGGAGAGAATAGCTACACTTCCCACTCACTTAATAAATTCCTCGCTCCCCCCTAGGAATGACTAGCTTGAATCATGTCTGCCCTACAATTAAAACAGTCAATGCAGGAGTGAGGGCTCCTACTTGAGTTGTAGAGAAGTGTGGTAGAACCTGAGGCTGTTTCTGCACACACGTTCTCTTTGttaatttgtaatggaagagCAGCAATTGGGGTAATAACACAGAAGCACTTACTTCATGTGTCTCTGGAATTAACTTTTCAAAACATTAGATTGCCTATACAAGAGGGGAGAAACACCCAGGCCTCCCTCAGCAGGGACTAGCAGTGCACTTAGTGAAGTACTGGCTCTCCTAAGCAACACTACAGCCAGTGACAGTTATGCAGCAGCAGGGCTTTGCCTCTGGCAGTATGGGGAAAAGCACAGCTAATGCTTATGGCTAGGCAAGAGCCCACCTTTCAACTTCCTCCTCAAACACACCTGCTAGGAGCATACAAGGCACTACTAGAGGAACCTAttatattgaaaacaaaatctgtttgttACTTGTGAACAGTAAAACCGCACAGTAATTGCTCTGAACAGTCAGTTACCTGAAAGGAAAAAATCTCAGGtcagtttttcttcttcaaaCAGAAATGTCAGAGAAAGGTCATGGATATTTCCCTCAGGAAATTCATTCCATGTTAATTCTAACTTTGGAAGAAGGTGAGGAATTGAGATTCTGTCCTTCCCAGTAACATTCAATAGGCAGCTATAGTTGTTAAACTAGGGACATCAACAGGGACCGGGGCAAGAAAGTCAAAGTGCAGAGCCTGGAACTTTTCAAAGATCATCATCAAAATCATCATCTGTGCAAAAGAAGCTGCTACTTGGAGCAGTACGACGCTGAGACACCCCACTAGAGCTAGCAAAAGGATCTGTAGAAGTAAAGGTCACAGCATCCTTGGATAAATAGTTTGCTGGCATCACAGTGCCTGCCAAGCATAAGCTGCCTTCATTGTTCTCTGCAACACCAGACCCTGCCCTACTCAGGCAGTCCTTATATTTTCCAGAAAGCATACCCCCAGTAACTGCATGGCTGACATCAAAGGCAGtctgccccctggcagccagTGTGGTGCTATGAAGCTTTGAAGCATATTTCTGTGCAGTTTGCTTACTGTTGGTGAAGCTCTTTTCAGTTTGGGCACCTGGGCCTGGAGATTCAGAATCTTCCTTCTGCTGTGGATATTCATCCGGCATTAGAAAGTTTCCTGCAGAGGCCCTCTGTGTATCTAACTTCCAACTGCTCTTCTGTGCTGCAGGGGTTATGTTACCATTATTACAGCTGCTGGGAGACGGGAGAAATTTTTCCCACTTGGACATGGAGACATTAGCTGACTCTGGAGTTTGTGTATTCTCAGGTACCCAAAACTCATTGATAGCAGGAACCACAACACGGTTACATATATAATCTCCACCGTCCTGGTCAGCTACCGTTGTTGAATCTTTCCTGCTCtgtaacaagaaaacaaaagggCTGTGCTTGCTGGTGCTAAAGCCTAACTACAGTGAGCCTGGTGAACACAGAACTGACAAGTAGTAATCCTGTTCTTCCAACCAGCCTCACTACTATTCCTCATCACTTCACTTTCCAGTGAGAGGTGAAATTGGTACAGAGCCAGCTATTCTGACGTATGGTGAAAAAGAACAGTCATGAAGCAGAACCCACTCTGCCCAGGTCAGCTCTACTGTCCAAAGAATAGGAGGTGTTTTGAAATTGTGTTTCACTAGAGGTTGAGTATatccaaatatttcatttcacttACACAAAGATCATAAAAATACACATCACTTAATTAGTCACCAGCATATAATCCTAAATATGCAGATGAAAGGGGAACCCTGCTGGTTTGATTTCCTGAC
This sequence is a window from Chelonoidis abingdonii isolate Lonesome George chromosome 7, CheloAbing_2.0, whole genome shotgun sequence. Protein-coding genes within it:
- the SQSTM1 gene encoding sequestosome-1 isoform X1; translation: MAALTVKAYLLGKEETVREIRRFALAPPARYQAVRDKICEIFPGLLRAGAAPGAFQMNYKDEDGDMIAFSSDEELKMALPYVKDGIFRIYIKGISFLEKKECRREHRSQCNQERPPNVVHPNVICDGCEGPVVGARFKCTICPDYDLCSTCEGKGIHKEHNMIMFQSPLPNPFEWFPRGRWLRKMRHGVPPFAWIHGWGHPGPATPCGNSEQDSGQAQGSAAPENPNPEQDAFNSQPQDNVTFLKNVGESVAAMLSPLGIEVDIDVEHGGQKSKVTPPCPSSQNSDSEPGGSSTSQNGQTLPEGSSKEPLTEREDSITEQMQEMVIEPPSTDMEDSNFLLQEQGESSSSAGGDEDWTHLTSKEVDPSTGELQSLQIPEIQGPSSLDPFQVPPRPGPTGLREAALYPHLPPEADPRLIESLSQMLSMGFSDDGGWLTRLLQAKKYDIGAALDTIQYSKQPPRS
- the SQSTM1 gene encoding sequestosome-1 isoform X3 translates to MAALTVKAYLLGKEETVREIRRFALAPPARYQAVRDKICEIFPGLLRAGAAPGAFQMNYKDEDGDMIAFSSDEELKMALPYVKDGIFRIYIKGISFLEKKECRREHRSQCNQERPPNVVHPNVICDGCEGPVWFPRGRWLRKMRHGVPPFAWIHGWGHPGPATPCGNSEQDSGQAQGSAAPENPNPEQDAFNSQPQDNVTFLKNVGESVAAMLSPLGIEVDIDVEHGGQKSKVTPPCPSSQNSDSEPGGSSTSQNGQTLPEGSSKEPLTEREDSITEQMQEMVIEPPSTDMEDSNFLLQEQGESSSSAGGDEDWTHLTSKEVDPSTGELQSLQIPEIQGPSSLDPFQVPPRPGPTGLREAALYPHLPPEADPRLIESLSQMLSMGFSDDGGWLTRLLQAKKYDIGAALDTIQYSKQPPRS
- the SQSTM1 gene encoding sequestosome-1 isoform X4, whose amino-acid sequence is MAALTVKAYLLGKEETVREIRRFALAPPARYQAVRDKICEIFPGLLRAGAAPGAFQMNYKDEDGDMIAFSSDEELKMALPYVKDGIFRIYIKEKKECRREHRSQCNQERPPNVVHPNVICDGCEGPVWFPRGRWLRKMRHGVPPFAWIHGWGHPGPATPCGNSEQDSGQAQGSAAPENPNPEQDAFNSQPQDNVTFLKNVGESVAAMLSPLGIEVDIDVEHGGQKSKVTPPCPSSQNSDSEPGGSSTSQNGQTLPEGSSKEPLTEREDSITEQMQEMVIEPPSTDMEDSNFLLQEQGESSSSAGGDEDWTHLTSKEVDPSTGELQSLQIPEIQGPSSLDPFQVPPRPGPTGLREAALYPHLPPEADPRLIESLSQMLSMGFSDDGGWLTRLLQAKKYDIGAALDTIQYSKQPPRS
- the MRNIP gene encoding MRN complex-interacting protein is translated as MGQRFQVLRCFSCGTFQVHQVKKSRKWSCKVCGEKQMLLKAYGQGSGSDCRRHVQKLNLLRAGMEVAAEETSWCLEEPVNNDRENTGVPQDENVGRQEEDMEFIPLVSRWNKYLHKDSEDQEEEVYTDREQMYSHKSSIVEEQRKRKTSFCHNNAQECFEEKRIYGLPGQAKKVKTFESRKDSTTVADQDGGDYICNRVVVPAINEFWVPENTQTPESANVSMSKWEKFLPSPSSCNNGNITPAAQKSSWKLDTQRASAGNFLMPDEYPQQKEDSESPGPGAQTEKSFTNSKQTAQKYASKLHSTTLAARGQTAFDVSHAVTGGMLSGKYKDCLSRAGSGVAENNEGSLCLAGTVMPANYLSKDAVTFTSTDPFASSSGVSQRRTAPSSSFFCTDDDFDDDL
- the SQSTM1 gene encoding sequestosome-1 isoform X2 — translated: MAALTVKAYLLGKEETVREIRRFALAPPARYQAVRDKICEIFPGLLRAGAAPGAFQMNYKDEDGDMIAFSSDEELKMALPYVKDGIFRIYIKEKKECRREHRSQCNQERPPNVVHPNVICDGCEGPVVGARFKCTICPDYDLCSTCEGKGIHKEHNMIMFQSPLPNPFEWFPRGRWLRKMRHGVPPFAWIHGWGHPGPATPCGNSEQDSGQAQGSAAPENPNPEQDAFNSQPQDNVTFLKNVGESVAAMLSPLGIEVDIDVEHGGQKSKVTPPCPSSQNSDSEPGGSSTSQNGQTLPEGSSKEPLTEREDSITEQMQEMVIEPPSTDMEDSNFLLQEQGESSSSAGGDEDWTHLTSKEVDPSTGELQSLQIPEIQGPSSLDPFQVPPRPGPTGLREAALYPHLPPEADPRLIESLSQMLSMGFSDDGGWLTRLLQAKKYDIGAALDTIQYSKQPPRS